A stretch of the Capsicum annuum cultivar UCD-10X-F1 chromosome 8, UCD10Xv1.1, whole genome shotgun sequence genome encodes the following:
- the LOC107840372 gene encoding probable CoA ligase CCL6 isoform X1: MQEGRMSSYTVKVEESRPAADGKPSAGPVYRSIYAKHGLMEMPTRFDFESPWNFFSESVKKNPKYQMLGRRQVVDKKAGPYNWLTYEEVYETTVKIGSAIRSRGVNPGDRCSIYGVNCPEWIMAMEGCNSQAISYVPLYDSLGANAMEFIINHAEVSIAFAQESKIPAILSCLSKCHSYLKTIVSFGIISSSQKSEAEEQGVACFSWEEFVQMGRLDHELPQKRKTDICSIMYTSGTTGEPKGVILTNDVFMGKVLSLDHLLAETDKEGTEEDVYFSFLPLAHIFDQIIETYCIYRGASIGFWQGDVRYLIEDLLVLKPTIFCGVPRVYDRIYTGVMDKIEAEGALKKLLFHYAYNYKLRNMEKGLRQDEAAPRFDRLVFNKIKLAFGGRVRLMFSGAAPLPKHVEEFLRVTCCSSLTQGYGLTESCGGSFTSIANVYSMTGTVGVPMTTIEARLESVPEMGYDALASVPRGEICLRGTTLFSGYHKREDLTKSVLVDGWLHTGDIGEWQPDGAMKIIDRKKNIFKLSQGEYVAVEIIEGVYSRCPLVTSIWIYGNSFESFLVAVVVPERKALEDWASSNQQTGDFSSLCNNAKARKYILDELNSTARKHQLRGFEMLGAVHLEPNPFDIERELVTPTFKLRRPQLLNIYKDIVDQLYKEAKAKLKLHKICKC; the protein is encoded by the exons ATGCAAGAGGGAAGAATGTCAAGTTATACAGTGAAAGTTGAAGAAAGTCGGCCAGCTGCTGATGGAAAGCCGTCAGCAGGACCAGTTTATAGGAGCATTTATGCTAAACATGGTCTTATGGAAATGCCTACTCGTTTTGACTTTGAGTCACCTTGGAACTTCTTTAG TGAATCAGTTAAGAAAAATCCCAAATATCAAATGCTTGGCCGCCGTCAGGTTGTGGACAAAAAG GCAGGTCCCTACAATTGGCTGACATATGAGGAGGTTTATGAAACCACAGTGAAAATTGGTTCAGCCATCCGAAGCCGCGGAGTCAATCCA GGAGACAGGTGTAGCATCTATGGTGTGAACTGTCCTGAGTGGATAATGGCAATGGAG GGTTGTAACAGCCAAGCAATTTCATATGTACCACTCTATGATTCTCTTG GTGCAAATGCAATGGAATTTATCATAAACCACGCTGAAGTTTCAATAGCTTTTGCCCAAGAAAGCAAGATCCCTGCT ATCTTATCATGCTTGTCTAAGTGCCACTCTTACCTAAAAA CTATCGTCAGCTTCGGAATCATTTCCAGCTCGCAGAAAAGTGAAGCGGAGGAGCAAGGAGTAGCTTGCTTCTCATGGGAAGAGTTTGTTCAAATG GGAAGGTTGGATCATGAACTTCCTCAGAAAAGGAAGACCGATATTTGCTCAATTATGTACACTAGCGGAACAACTGGAGAACCAAAGGGCGTCATTCTGACTAATGATGTTTTCATGGGAAAAGTTCTGTCGCTCGATCATCTTCTCGCTGAAACAGACAAAGAG GGAACTGAAGAGGACGTGTACTTTTCGTTCCTTCCACTGGCTCATATATTTGATCAAATAATTGAGACATACTGCATATACAGGGGTGCTTCAATAGGATTTTGGCAAGGC GACGTTAGATACTTGATTGAGGATCTTCTGGTATTAAAGCCGACTATATTCTGTGGAGTTCCAAGAGTTTATGACCGGATATACACAG GTGTGATGGATAAAATTGAAGCTGAAGGTGCATTAAAGAAGCTGCTTTTCCATTATGCATACAACTA CAAATTAAGGAATATGGAGAAGGGACTAAGACAAGATGAAGCAGCTCCTCGGTTTGACAGGCTTGTTTTTAACAAG ATCAAACTAGCATTTGGTGGACGAGTTCGTCTGATGTTTTCTGGAGCTGCTCCTTTGCCCAAGCACGTCGAAGAATTTCTAAGGGTGACATGTTGCTCTTCTTTAACACAAGGATATG GTCTTACTGAAAGTTGTGGAGGATCTTTCACATCCATAGCCAATGTATACTCCATGACAGGAACTGTTGGTGTTCCAATGACTACAATTGAGGCAAGACTTGAGTCAGTGCCAGAAATGGGATATGATGCTCTTGCAAGCGTGCCACGTGGAGAAATTTGTCTGAGGGGAACAACCTTGTTTTCGGGGTACCATAAACGAGAAGATCTTACAAAATCTGTACTTGTGGATGGATGGCTTCATACAG GTGATATTGGTGAGTGGCAGCCAGACGGAGCAATGAAAATCATTGACCGGAAAAAGAATATATTCAAGCTGTCCCAAGGGGAGTATGTGGCTGTAGAAATCATCGAAGGCGTATACTCCAGATGCCCTCTTGTTACATCA ATCTGGATATATGGAAACAGTTTTGAATCCTTTTTAGTGGCCGTGGTTGTTCCAGAAAGAAAGGCACTCGAAGATTGGGCCTCGAGTAACCAACAAACCGGAGATTTTTCATCTCTATGTAATAACGCAAAGGCAAGGAAGTACATTTTGGATGAACTCAACAGCACTGCTAGGAAACACCAA CTTCGAGGCTTTGAAATGTTAGGTGCTGTTCATTTGGAGCCAAATCCTTTTGACATTGAGAGAGAATTAGTTACGCCCACATTCAAACTCAGAAGGCCACAGCTGCTCAACATTTACAAG GACATTGTCGATCAATTGTACAAAGAAGCAAAAGCAAAATTAAAGCTGCATAAAATCTGCAAGTGCTGA
- the LOC107840372 gene encoding probable CoA ligase CCL6 isoform X2, with translation MLHHQDRTKPRESVKKNPKYQMLGRRQVVDKKAGPYNWLTYEEVYETTVKIGSAIRSRGVNPGDRCSIYGVNCPEWIMAMEGCNSQAISYVPLYDSLGANAMEFIINHAEVSIAFAQESKIPAILSCLSKCHSYLKTIVSFGIISSSQKSEAEEQGVACFSWEEFVQMGRLDHELPQKRKTDICSIMYTSGTTGEPKGVILTNDVFMGKVLSLDHLLAETDKEGTEEDVYFSFLPLAHIFDQIIETYCIYRGASIGFWQGDVRYLIEDLLVLKPTIFCGVPRVYDRIYTGVMDKIEAEGALKKLLFHYAYNYKLRNMEKGLRQDEAAPRFDRLVFNKIKLAFGGRVRLMFSGAAPLPKHVEEFLRVTCCSSLTQGYGLTESCGGSFTSIANVYSMTGTVGVPMTTIEARLESVPEMGYDALASVPRGEICLRGTTLFSGYHKREDLTKSVLVDGWLHTGDIGEWQPDGAMKIIDRKKNIFKLSQGEYVAVEIIEGVYSRCPLVTSIWIYGNSFESFLVAVVVPERKALEDWASSNQQTGDFSSLCNNAKARKYILDELNSTARKHQLRGFEMLGAVHLEPNPFDIERELVTPTFKLRRPQLLNIYKDIVDQLYKEAKAKLKLHKICKC, from the exons ATGCTTCACCATCAAGATAGAACGAAGCCACG TGAATCAGTTAAGAAAAATCCCAAATATCAAATGCTTGGCCGCCGTCAGGTTGTGGACAAAAAG GCAGGTCCCTACAATTGGCTGACATATGAGGAGGTTTATGAAACCACAGTGAAAATTGGTTCAGCCATCCGAAGCCGCGGAGTCAATCCA GGAGACAGGTGTAGCATCTATGGTGTGAACTGTCCTGAGTGGATAATGGCAATGGAG GGTTGTAACAGCCAAGCAATTTCATATGTACCACTCTATGATTCTCTTG GTGCAAATGCAATGGAATTTATCATAAACCACGCTGAAGTTTCAATAGCTTTTGCCCAAGAAAGCAAGATCCCTGCT ATCTTATCATGCTTGTCTAAGTGCCACTCTTACCTAAAAA CTATCGTCAGCTTCGGAATCATTTCCAGCTCGCAGAAAAGTGAAGCGGAGGAGCAAGGAGTAGCTTGCTTCTCATGGGAAGAGTTTGTTCAAATG GGAAGGTTGGATCATGAACTTCCTCAGAAAAGGAAGACCGATATTTGCTCAATTATGTACACTAGCGGAACAACTGGAGAACCAAAGGGCGTCATTCTGACTAATGATGTTTTCATGGGAAAAGTTCTGTCGCTCGATCATCTTCTCGCTGAAACAGACAAAGAG GGAACTGAAGAGGACGTGTACTTTTCGTTCCTTCCACTGGCTCATATATTTGATCAAATAATTGAGACATACTGCATATACAGGGGTGCTTCAATAGGATTTTGGCAAGGC GACGTTAGATACTTGATTGAGGATCTTCTGGTATTAAAGCCGACTATATTCTGTGGAGTTCCAAGAGTTTATGACCGGATATACACAG GTGTGATGGATAAAATTGAAGCTGAAGGTGCATTAAAGAAGCTGCTTTTCCATTATGCATACAACTA CAAATTAAGGAATATGGAGAAGGGACTAAGACAAGATGAAGCAGCTCCTCGGTTTGACAGGCTTGTTTTTAACAAG ATCAAACTAGCATTTGGTGGACGAGTTCGTCTGATGTTTTCTGGAGCTGCTCCTTTGCCCAAGCACGTCGAAGAATTTCTAAGGGTGACATGTTGCTCTTCTTTAACACAAGGATATG GTCTTACTGAAAGTTGTGGAGGATCTTTCACATCCATAGCCAATGTATACTCCATGACAGGAACTGTTGGTGTTCCAATGACTACAATTGAGGCAAGACTTGAGTCAGTGCCAGAAATGGGATATGATGCTCTTGCAAGCGTGCCACGTGGAGAAATTTGTCTGAGGGGAACAACCTTGTTTTCGGGGTACCATAAACGAGAAGATCTTACAAAATCTGTACTTGTGGATGGATGGCTTCATACAG GTGATATTGGTGAGTGGCAGCCAGACGGAGCAATGAAAATCATTGACCGGAAAAAGAATATATTCAAGCTGTCCCAAGGGGAGTATGTGGCTGTAGAAATCATCGAAGGCGTATACTCCAGATGCCCTCTTGTTACATCA ATCTGGATATATGGAAACAGTTTTGAATCCTTTTTAGTGGCCGTGGTTGTTCCAGAAAGAAAGGCACTCGAAGATTGGGCCTCGAGTAACCAACAAACCGGAGATTTTTCATCTCTATGTAATAACGCAAAGGCAAGGAAGTACATTTTGGATGAACTCAACAGCACTGCTAGGAAACACCAA CTTCGAGGCTTTGAAATGTTAGGTGCTGTTCATTTGGAGCCAAATCCTTTTGACATTGAGAGAGAATTAGTTACGCCCACATTCAAACTCAGAAGGCCACAGCTGCTCAACATTTACAAG GACATTGTCGATCAATTGTACAAAGAAGCAAAAGCAAAATTAAAGCTGCATAAAATCTGCAAGTGCTGA
- the LOC107840376 gene encoding RING-H2 finger protein ATL65 has protein sequence MILHHISPAPSPAPAPSPSLPHPFHHSSTLPTTSSTSTSASNLSATPPPSKLPVDFSPPLIAMVVIIATAFVIITYSRLLSRHLLRLHGRYRLWRRRRRRYVPSSSAGDIESPPYPFDPTDAFHVLSPYGLDDSVIKTIPLSVYTRKSGVYDCAVCLLEFEEDDYVRTLPVCSHAFHVDCIDIWLKSHANCPLCRAGIYRPESPFTPLMAARIRPSFDDMMLESTILEPLAEIQPESETTTVSEITQEASPTRNVNIQSEERFNGRDILLKRSYSFGFERNLGSERLVLEPATASPWRYRRAIGSGSFWSKRPSPFSSLTKPRVFSFRYYRGMKSPFFRRTRGGFFPLSESSARYSSGGGGGSSRRSKSFASPMFTRTSGPAGGGSVFSSSRLRSGDPEALLSPDRYHRR, from the coding sequence ATGATCCTCCACCATATATCTCCTGCTCCTTCACCGGCGCCGGCACCTTCACCTTCGTTGCCTCATCCGTTTCATCATTCGTCAACATTGCCAACAACTTCATCGACGTCCACGTCAGCATCAAATTTATCAGCTACTCCACCTCCGTCTAAGTTACCCGTTGATTTTAGCCCTCCTTTGATTGCGATGGTCGTTATTATCGCTACTGCTTTCGTCATCATTACGTACTCCCGGCTACTCTCACGTCATCTTCTCCGTCTACACGGCCGTTATAGACTGTGGCGCCGCCGTCGTCGACGTTACGTACCGTCTTCGTCTGCCGGAGATATCGAGTCGCCTCCTTATCCGTTTGATCCTACTGATGCTTTCCATGTGCTTTCTCCTTATGGATTGGACGATTCAGTGATCAAAACGATACCTCTTTCGGTCTACACTCGAAAAAGCGGCGTTTATGATTGTGCGGTTTGCTTACTGGAGTTCGAAGAGGACGACTATGTGCGTACGCTTCCAGTTTGTTCACACGCCTTTCACGTTGACTGTATTGATATATGGCTCAAATCACACGCGAATTGCCCGTTGTGTCGTGCCGGAATATATCGTCCAGAGTCACCGTTCACTCCTTTGATGGCAGCAAGGATTCGCCCGAGCTTCGATGATATGATGTTGGAGAGCACAATTCTAGAGCCTTTAGCTGAAATTCAACCAGAATCCGAGACAACAACAGTCTCGGAGATCACACAAGAAGCATCTCCAACGAGAAACGTTAACATCCAATCAGAGGAGAGATTTAACGGACGTGATATTTTGCTAAAACGATCTTACTCGTTCGGATTCGAGAGGAATTTGGGATCAGAGAGACTAGTACTTGAGCCAGCAACAGCTTCACCATGGCGGTACCGCAGAGCAATAGGATCAGGTTCCTTCTGGAGCAAAAGACCTTCACCTTTCAGCTCGTTAACAAAGCCAAGAGTATTCTCCTTCCGATACTACAGAGGAATGAAATCACCGTTCTTCCGTCGGACTAGAGGTGGATTCTTTCCGTTATCGGAATCCAGCGCGAGATACAGTAGCGGCGGCGGTGGAGGATCGTCAAGAAGAAGCAAATCATTCGCAAGTCCAATGTTCACGAGAACATCGGGGCCGGCAGGTGGTGGTAGTGTATTCTCATCTAGCCGGTTAAGGAGTGGTGATCCAGAAGCATTGCTGTCACCGGACAGATATCACAGACGGTGA